A DNA window from Sordaria macrospora chromosome 4, complete sequence contains the following coding sequences:
- a CDS encoding mitochondrial 54S ribosomal protein bL19m — MGRVPCARPIGSQHRLARRSIFQRLVQPARPGSREFDLRPWRRRAATCFANSTFWRSRESDSESGTPHRTHDITTMNVTAPLSRRPLGCLKAGLCQSLIRGYATAVAASTTQSTGALPDHNFFRIADKKTKETRTAFAVFTPPKNPKTPPPSSVVAKSKAFKIANTKLPPFMTKPPSDPMPLLTQQQIARMDPTGARTALFSKARHAARVGDVLMVTHRRGGEPFAGVCLAIRRSGIDTAILLRNHLGKVGVEMWYKIYNKNVAGIEIIKRRAKRARRAKLMYMRQPKHDMGSVEQYVFAWKKMRKVLSSKGLTGGTGGGGGKQKGQVSKKKN; from the exons ATGGGTCGTGTACCTTGCGCACGGCCAATCGGGAGCCAGCACCGTCTTGCTCGAAGATCCATTTTCCAACGTCTTGTGCAGCCTGCCCGCCCCGGGTCCCGCGAATTCGACCTTCggccgtggaggaggagagctgCCACTTGCTTCGCCAATTCCACTTTCTGGCGGTCCAGAGAGTCCGACTCCGAGTCCGGGACACCGCACCGCACACACGACATCACAACTATGAACGTCACAGCACCGCTCTCCCGACGGCCTCTGGGCTGCCTCAAGGCCGGCCTATGCCAGTCCCTCATCCGGGGCTATGCGACAGCCGTCGCTGCTTCCACCACCCAGTCTACCGGCGCCCTGCCCGATCACAACTTCT tcAGGATCGCCGATAAGAAGACCAAGGAAACCCGCACCGCCTTCGCCGTCTTCACACCTcccaagaaccccaagacccctcctccctcgagCGTAGTAGCCAAGTCCAAAGCCTTCAAGATCGCCAACACGAAGTTGCCACCGTTCATGACCAAGCCTCCCTCGGACCCGATGCCTCTCCTCACGCAGCAGCAGATCGCGCGCATGGACCCGACTGGTGCGCGCACcgccctcttctccaaggcGCGCCACGCCGCCCGCGTCGGCGACGTGCTCATGGTGACGCATcgccgcggcggcgagccTTTCGCGGGCGTGTGTCTGGCCATCCGCCGCTCGGGCATCGACACGGCGATCCTCCTGCGAAACCACCTCGGCAAGGTCGGCGTGGAGATGTGGTACAAGATCTACAACAAGAACGTGGCGGGCatcgagatcatcaagaGAAGGGCCAAGCGCGCGAGACGCGCCAAGCTCATGTACATGCGCCAGCCCAAGCACGACATGGGCAGCGTCGAGCAGTACGTGTTCGcctggaagaagatgaggaaggtgtTGAGCAGTAAGGGCTTGACGGGCGGTactggtggcggcggtggaaagCAGAAGGGTCAGGtgtccaagaagaagaactaA